Below is a genomic region from Bradyrhizobium sp. 1(2017).
GGCGTTGCGCGCGTCGTCGCTGCGGTTGAGCATATGCAGATCGTAATGCGAAGACAGCGCCTCGCAGACCTTGATGCCGCGCACGCTGTTGCCGTGCTTGTCCAGTCTCGGCGAATAGCTGCCGAGCCCGAGCCGGGCGGGAAGCGCGGCCAGAATGCCGCCGCCGACGCCGCTCTTGGCGGGGAGGCCGATCCGGTAGATCCATTCGCCGGCGTAGTCGTACATGCCGGACGAGGTCATCACCGAGAGCGTGCGCGAGATCGCGTAAGGCGTCAGCACCTGCTCGCCCGTCACCGGATTGACGCCGCGATTGGCGAGCGTTGCCGCCATCACCGCGATGTCGCGCGCGGTGACCAGCACCGCGCATTGCCGGAAATAGACGTCGAGCACGGCGGCGACGTTGTCCGAGATCACCGCGTTGGTCTTGAGCAAATAGCCGATGGCGCGGTTGCGGTCGCCGGTCTGGCTTTCGGACGCATAGACCGACTCGTCCACATCGAGCTCGCGGCCGGCAAAGCGGCCGAGTGCCAGGCGGATCTGCTCGAAAGCGTCGGCGCCCTTGCTGTCGTAGATCAGCCCGGTGCAGGCGATCGCGCCGGCATTGACCATCGGGTTGAACGGATGGTTGTCGGAATTGAGCCGGATCGAGTTGAAGGGATCGCCGGAGGGCTCGACGCCGATCGCGCTTTCGACCTTGCCCGCGCCCAACAGGTCTAGCGCCAGCGCGAACACGAAGGGCTTGGACATCGACTGGATGGTGAAGGGCACCCGGGAGTCGCCGACCTCGTAGACATGGCCGTCCAGCGTCGCGAGGCTGATGCCGAAATAGGCAGGGTCGGCCTTACCAAGCTCGGGGATGTAGTCGGCGACGCTACCTGAGGTCTCCGCCGAGAATTCGTTGAGACAATTGTCCAGAAACCGCAGCAAAGGCGGTCTCGAGAGGGTCCAG
It encodes:
- the glsA gene encoding glutaminase A; translated protein: MKPLSPATSAWTLSRPPLLRFLDNCLNEFSAETSGSVADYIPELGKADPAYFGISLATLDGHVYEVGDSRVPFTIQSMSKPFVFALALDLLGAGKVESAIGVEPSGDPFNSIRLNSDNHPFNPMVNAGAIACTGLIYDSKGADAFEQIRLALGRFAGRELDVDESVYASESQTGDRNRAIGYLLKTNAVISDNVAAVLDVYFRQCAVLVTARDIAVMAATLANRGVNPVTGEQVLTPYAISRTLSVMTSSGMYDYAGEWIYRIGLPAKSGVGGGILAALPARLGLGSYSPRLDKHGNSVRGIKVCEALSSHYDLHMLNRSDDARNAVIADYDIGKSPSRRVRRPREREILAVHEQEVRIIELVGTLSLSAVDYVSRRLAGRPRPQIVIFDLHRVTSTTRAGARLVAEAFEELAALNVTVVISGVRRASKEWDTLREWTAELKNVRDFYLLDTAIEWAEDQIVYRYGGSIDFHETTELDEQPLLAGLSEDEMSDLAALCTVRSYPSGAKIVTTGDAADAVFFLRSGAVHVTLPDGVRLATLTAGMAFGEMALLEATRSADVFADMAATVFEVPLKDFERFREQHPRASERIMRNLAQLLADRLIVANAKVDILTST